The following nucleotide sequence is from Phaenicophaeus curvirostris isolate KB17595 chromosome 12, BPBGC_Pcur_1.0, whole genome shotgun sequence.
ACAACTTTTTATACATTTGAAGGCTCCTTATCCACAGATGCTTGCTTTTCATTCTCGAACTCTTGCTCTTTCCTGCAATTAGTTTGGATCACTGCTAGAAAAATCCTACCATGGTCCTGTCTGCCAGCGCTACAGCACGCCCAGGCTCTCTGCTGAACTCACtttgagaagctcaacatgctAAACAGCAGGAAACCTCCCACTTCCTCACCCAAACGGCTCCCTGGGTTCATTCCCCCGGGTTTCCAACATGTATCTCGCACTGAGCTTGGTTTTGTTGGCCTtcagcctccagctcctgcatctCTAAGCCACGGTGCCTCAGACggtccccagctccccccagtgTCTCTGAAGAGGGTTGGCACGTTGAGGACACAGCTGGCTTGCCCAGATCCTGCAAGGAGCCAGGTATCCCCCTGGCAGAGCGCTGAAGccctggctgaggctgcccagggcagggctggagtccctgtccctgagGGTTCACAACGCGTGTGGCTGTGGCATTTGGGGACAGGGTTCAGTCTGCATGGGGGATTATTTTGGGCTGGTGGCTGGACTGGGTTAactgagagggcttttccaacctcaatgactccatgattctctgatcttACCACCCTGCCTCTacggagcccctttcagggaACCCGCCCCAAGGTGAGGTGCAAGCAGCTGggtccccctttcccctcagtCGCTGAGGTGAGgtggctgcacacacacacacacgattTTCATGCATGTTCAAGGAGCTCACAAGGGCAAACGATGCTCCAGTTTGGCAATGGGTGGGATCGGGCTCCAAACCTCCTGCTGGATGCACCACTCTGTGACCCCAATGAACAAAGGGCCAGCAGCCCTCCAGGAGGAACCAGGGCTGAAAGATCCACCACAGCAAAAGGGACTAGagcaaaggaggaagagagtgagcaaagaggagcagcaAGGCGAATCCTGTGAGGAGGCACAGAGACCACCAAGGAAAACCACACTGGGCACGTGGTCTGTTAGGAAAGGTGTGCAAGGAAGCCAGTCGGACTCAACTGGGAACAAGGGCAGGAGGACAGATGGTTGTGTGAGCTAAGAAGGCACCATTGAAACAGCCAGATCTGCTTCTAAACACAGGAAACAGGAAGGTTTTTAATCACAAATggattaaacaaaataattcaggttgcccagagaagcaccctccctggaggggttcaaggccaggttggatggggcttggagcccctgatccagtgggaggtgtccctgcccgtggcaggggtggaactggatgggctttgaggacccttccaacccaaaccattccaggattctgtcACTAATTCAATCAGGTGCCCCAGAAATCAGCCCTGGGCCCTGGGGTCCTGGGGAAGGGACGTGGtaggagcaggagaaggggcTGAGCGGGAGGACTCACGGAGGGCCAGCAGAGCCGGAGCCGGGCATCAGCGACGTGGGCTGGGGGCGGCTGCAGCTTGGCACACACGGACACCACGTTGGAGAAGAGCTGGGGGAAGCGAAGCTCCACCTGCGCCCCGCAGGGGAAGGTCACCATCTTGCTTCCAGGCTCTGGAACGGAAAGCCCAGCAGGATCAGCTCCTGGAGCGTCCCATGAACCCCTCCACGTGGACTGGTGGCCCTAAGGGGCACGAGGAACCCGGCCCTCTGCTCCCAGCATCCTCACCGTGGCTGTGGCCCCAGCGCTCAGCGGCTGCTCCTGAGGGACAGATTGGGTCCGTCAGCGACCGGGCTTCCTTCAGAGTGTGTTTGATCTCCATCACCTGCTTCCCAGTGACCAAGGGATCTCGGCCAATGTCTGGGGAAGAGAATTTGGAGGTGCAAGGGTCACTGGGGGTTCCTCATTTACTGCTCTGCCTTTCAGATCGTACATGAACATCTCAGTACCGCTGCCAGTCACAGAAAACAGGCAATTGGGTTttcatacaatcacagaatcatggaacagtctgagatggaagggaccacaaagcccatccagtcccacccctgcccacctcccactagatccaGTTGcacgacctccctgggcagcctctgtcagtgcctggtggcctcctctggccttgctcccacagctccatgtcctccctgtgctgaggactccagagctggacgcaggctccaggtgggtctctcagagtggagcagagtgacagaatcccctccctccctgctggtcccacagctCTGGGCGCAGCCCAAGACACAGGTGGTTTCTGGTCTGCAGGTGCACATTGCAGCTCATATGgggcttctcctcccccagcaccccaaatccttctcctcagTGCTGCTCCCAATCATGTCGTTTCCTTGCCTGTACCAAAACTGTGGATCGTCCCGACCCAGCTGCGGGACCTTGgccttgtccttgttgaacctcatgagtggcacgcagccccagctctccagcctgcccaaatccctctggatgacaccccGTCCTTCCTGTGACAACTGCCCCActcagctcagtgtcatctgccAGCTTGCTGAGCGTGCACAtgatctcactgtctgtatcatgGGTATTTAGGGATGGACTAAATCAGCACTCCCTGCTGAtacctcttctcctcccagtTACTGAAGTGAGTGGTTTCTAGCTCGCCCCTTACCTTCTAACACATCCTCCAGCATGTGCGTAACCTTCTTGTCCTGCAGAATGTGCTTCTTCAGATACTTCATGAAGATCCCACAGCTGTACTCTCCATCCTGCAACTCATAGGCTTCAGCATCTTCGCACCTGCAAGAGAAAGAACCTGTCCTCACCTTTCTGGGACAGAACAAAGCTCAGGGTGGGGGGAGTCAGGGCTTGCTGACTCCATCCAGACTCTGTTGGCTGAGTCATCTCCTCACACAATGGCACAAAGCATTTGGTTCTGGCCCAGGAGAGGGTGGGAAAGACATGGGATGGGAAAAATCAGGGGAGGTGGACAGGAGAAGACTTTCTTTGGGGGCCTAAGTGGGTGCCAGCAGTTGAAAAGCCAGCGGAACTGGCACTAGAACAGTAAGCAATGCCCATCATCACCTCAGGAGGCTTCAGGTGACATGCTCATGGCACAGGAATCAGGCTCTGGCATGGAAGGACAGAGCACAGGAGCCGATGCCACCCTCACGCATAACCTGTGTCTGATGGACAGGCTGCCACTAGCGATGTCAGGAGAAAGGCATGAAGCGTCTGACCAGGAAATGCTCAAGATGGAGGGTGAGAGACAGAGGGAACAGGAGCAAAGCCTCCAAAAGCCACCATGTGTGAAGGGACGCAAGGTGATAAGAGCTGTGCCAGCGTTCAGTCTGGCGCGGGGATGGCAAAGCACACTTACGTGGCGTAGCCGTAAACGGTGTTGCCCCAGGGCTCCAGCGGCTGTACCTGGGAGAGGGCACACTGCGGGTTGTACCTGGAGAGGAGACAGAGGATGAGGCACTCAGTGTGTGTGTCTGGAGAGGATGAAGCCCGTGGGCTCCACCAAATCCACCTCCTATGGTTGGCAAGAAGATCCACCTTCAAACACAACCACCCAAGTGACTTGGACAGCAACAGAGGCTACAGCCAGGAGTCCTGCCGAGAACCCCACCCACgggaaaatcacagaatcagaccATTCCCCAATTCTAAGATTCTACATTGGTCCTGGTTTCACCAAAGAAGCCATCCTGGTTGCACCTCACGGTCAAGCCGTGCCCACCCGACTGCAGCCAGACTGAACAGCATGGGTACCGGCTGCCTCCAGTTTACACCAGTGACTTGGAGCCGTTCCCAGTCACACTGGGCCAAGAGCCAGCCACAGCGTTGTTCCCTGTTACTCAATCCCGGCACAGCTCGCTGGGGTGGAGCTGGCAGGAGAAAGGGAGCAGAAGGGGTGGTTGTGTCACCAGCAGCCATGTGGAAAGTGAGAGGCAGTGCTAAACGCAAACACTGAGCACGGAGATGCGTCAGCTCCGCACCTACTCCTAAACAAATGCAGAAACCCAGCATTCCAGAGGAGAAATGAGCCCAAAATAAGCAGAGGTCCCGTTGTCCCCCAGCTGGGGACGTTCCCCAAGGCTATGCAGACATGAGCTGATGCAAACCTTTTGTGAAGGcaccagcagggctggagctcACACAGTGGGAATGTTGGCTGTGGGCCCCTGCCAAGCTTCAGCAGGGGCTTCAGCTTCCAGGGGCATTTCCAGATGGCAAGAGAACACAAGGAGAAGAAGGCAGCAgtgctccttcctccttcagCCTCAGAGAAGTCTCATCAGCCAACTCATTTTTGGTCTGCATCCCAGACAGGAGATGGTGTCCTCCTGTCCTAAGTGGCTCATGCTAAAAAACCCTCATAAATCAAGGAATTCCTGGAAGAGGCAATCGCATCCACCACAGATCAGTCCATAAATGTACGAGGGCACATGCAGCCTCTGtgttcccagctcctcctctgctgGAGCTGAACATCTGCCACCCCTTGGCAAAGGGGGATGCGTTTCTCATCCCTCTGGCATTTCTGGTGCTGACACGGAGAGAAAATCTGGGCAAGATCCTTCTTAGCATAGACATGGCTCACGTATGGCTGAGCGAGCTGCCAACAGACGACACCAGGCCGACGACCAGAAGGGCACTGGGAAAGGAGACCCCAGGAGCCCTGGGTTAAGAGGTGCGGTGAACCCACCCAGCTATGAAATCCAAACTCTCAGCTGAGCTGGAATGGTGACTTCCCAAGACAAATGGGCTCAGGAGAGAGCTGCTACAGCAACCCCTGGGGACAACAGCCACTACACCAAGTGCTGAGCCGGCtgtgggaaagagaaggaaagaagcgtGAGATCTTGggatggaagagagaaaaagagccGCAGAGCCATGCCCAAACATCACAGCAGATGTTGCATCACATCCTTCTCCCAAAGTGCTGATAAGACAGCACGGAAACCATTGGTGATGCCTAGGAGACACCAGCTCGAACGCCATTTCCATAAACATCCGTGTTGCCTGCAGGTGGGCTACCAGCACCCGCCAGAGCCACGAGCTCCCACTCGGCCGTGATCCTGGCACCGCGCTGGGTGCTGCCGTGGGTGCTCAGCAGCGCGGGGAAGCAGTGGtgagcagagggaggaaggggacgCTCTGTGCCGGGGCAGGCATCAAGGGCCAGTGATGACAGCATCTCAACAGGGTAAgtcccagcacagccaggtTCTGAACTCCTCCAAGTGAGCATTCCCACCTCTGCAGCTGAAAGGCCTCACAGACTGAACACCTTTCCATGGGCTGGCAGCTCCTTCAGGGCAGCAGCATCAAAATCCCCATCACCTTCCTGGTTCTCAGTGCAGGAAGcaaagaaggaagagggagatCTTTCTGCACTTGGCCCTCTGTCTTTTCTGACCTCTAAATCTCCCTTAGGAGACATAATGACAGCTTCTACTCCAATAGTCCCTCTACCTTctgctgaaaatggaaaagttgGAGTTCTCTGCAGCCCACAAGTGGCAGGATGGAGATGTGCAGGCAAGGGAAGCTGATGGGCTtttctgatccctgacctcagcagcagcctgggtCCCACTTCATGATACAACCACTTCAGAAACATTTAAGGCCACGCTCTGCACATGTCAGGTGAGGAAGGGGGAAGAACGACAGGAAGGACAttaaagggctggagcacatccagagaagaccaatgaagctggggaaaagTCTGAACAGGGTTTTTgtgagtggctgagggacctggagaaaaggaggtgaggggagacctcattgctctctgcagctcctggaaaggaggctgtgatgaggtgggtgctgggctctgctcccggggaacaagggatgggaggaaatggcctcaagttgtaccagcgGAGGGTGGCATTGTATGGTGGGGCACATTCTTTCCCTGgcagtggtgaagccctggctgagggtgcccagggcagggatggagtccccgtccctggaggggttcagaaagtgtgtggctgtggcacttggggacagggttcagTCCACACCGGGGGGTTTGGGCTGGATGGGCTGagaggccttttccaatctcagtgattccatgattctaagagcACCCTACCATTTCCTGCAGGTGTCCAGCAGGACGAGGTTCAGGGCCGTCCGCTGCTGCTGCATCTTCTGGAGGATCCTCTGCACGCTGATGCAGTTCTCAGGGACGTAGGGTTGTGGAGCATCAACTGGGACCATGTAGTTCCTTCCCGAATGTTCGTACCCATGACCAGCATAGTAGAATAGAgctgggaagagggagaaggagaggatgAGTCACCTGCAGGTCCATAACCAGCCACCCAGGGCCACATCCCACCTCCTGTCCTGAAGGGATACTGGTGCAGGGCAGACCTAGAGCGGTAGCACCTATGAAACTGGAGCTACACTGACCTCACAATTCCAAAGTTTTCCCTTCTGCAGAGGTGGAAGCAGCCTAGAGAGGCTTGTGGTTCCCAGGACCATTTACTGGGAGACCCCAAAGTCACTGGGTTTACACATCTCCATAACCATCTGTGCTACCACACGCAAGCTTGGCATCTGCCAAGCCGAACACCACCTCTGTTACAAGACTGGGTTAATCTCTTTGCAAGAATACAGCCACAGACAAAGTATTTGAACAcgatgaaaaatacattaacagCCTCTTGAATGAAAAGCTCCTCAGCTTCCTAGTTTTGGAGGAGAGCCTAGGAATGGATTAGGTGATGGGAAAGAGTCTCCAGCTTTCAAAGGAGCCACCTATAAGATGGTAAGAAATGAAATGGAGACAGAGAGAGACGAGTTCTCCAGATGTCCAGAACACAGACCACATCCTTCAACAACCTCCTGCAAGGCAGGAGAGGGGTCAGACTCATCCAGGTGTTGGTGGGAAGTCCAATACACAACAAGAGTTTTGGTTTCCAGATTTAAGCACATAAAACTTCATGATTTCTGCCTTCAGAAGAGATGGCACCACAGGGATACACAGCCTGAGGAGCTCAGCACAGACCAAGCTTCTCTCCAGCCCCTGTGTTCAGCCAAGGGCTTTCCTTCTGCACAGCAATTCCCAGCTGGGCTTGAGCTTCCCGAAAGGCTGGCTACCCCTTCCCAGCACCAGccttgggtgctgggggatgctgGTGAAAGCCGGCTCGGGGAACTGAAATGggctaaaaaaaaagctctgtgaGGTGACACAAAGAGTTGCACTACCgcagcagcaggacagtggAGAATGAGAGGTCAGAAACAGGAACATGGGGCTGAGAGGCAAGAAACTATTCCTTCAGCTTTGCTGCCCAGGACCACGCTCCATTGAGAACCCtctcctctgccctccctgctctgtgGTTTGTGGATGCTTGCTTTGACCTCTGATGCAGCACGGGATGCAGCGGATGGGGCAGAAGGACTCATCGTACGGAGGACAGAAAGCATGAGATCAGGGTAAAAGAGGCCTCAAGTCCCCTTGGTTTCTATTCTCCACGGACAATGGAAAGTTACTCAAACGGCTGTTTTCACAGGTGCCCACAAGGTTTGAGTTCCTCTTCTCGTGCATCGACAGCCAGAGAGAGCGAGCTCAGATTTGCAGAAGCTTTAAACTTTCATAACTTGCAAATCAATGCCACAAATCCCTctcctgaaatgaaaaaagagcataaaataggaaaaaaatagacacaggcgcTTCAGGTTTGGCCCCTGCAGTCATCGAGCACTGATGGTATTTGTCCCTCCTGCACATGAGAGGGGGATGGGGATATCTGTTACCCAGAACCAACACTTGGAAAGAGCTGAAGTTTTACAGAAAAGCCCCCAAAGAACCATGGCATCTTCTCCCTTTTGAGGGCCCGTGCACCCTGGAGGCACCACCAAGTGCTCCCGTGTGACTGAAACCACAAAGACCCATGTTCACATCCACAAAGATGTTAAGTTTTCCACCAGCTGAGCAACTTGGAAACCCCTCCTGGGCTTCACTGCTCCTCCGGAACAGGAAAGTCAAGagtctgcctggagaagggtTTTTATTCTGAGCTGACATCTCAATGCTCTTCCCACCCCTCGTGAGTCAAAGCTGCTGAGCCAGGATGAGCTTCTGAGTaccaaattaaaaatgagaagctCCAGGCGCTACTCATAACACAGGAAATGTCAGCACACAGCTTCATTGAAGCGCGACAGCATGTTCTTAGCGATTCACTCACAGCTCTGCTCTCGATGCATTTCTGACCCGACTGTTTTGACCTGGGACTTTTTAGGATGCTCAAAATAACAGCCAGGGGGATTCCTCATTTGTTTGGGGGTTGCATAATTACAGCTTGCTGGGGAGGTCTGAGGATTTCAAAAcccctctgcagcttttctaAGAGGGTGTCTGGAGGAAAGGCAGCTGGATGATTCACCATCTCCGTCCAATGAAACCTTTGGATCACCTTGAACGTGGAGCCACGCAGGATCCCTGCATCTGAAAACAAAGCCCGTTTCCACTCTGGGCTTGGGAAATCTCAAAGACGGTTCAAACACAGAATGATGGattgatttgagttggaagggaccttgaagaccatccagtcccacactctgccatgggcaaggacacctcccactggatcaggggttccaagcctcatccaacctggcctggaacacctccagggatggggcagccaccactactcTGGGCAAGATTTGCACTTCACCCCGTTCTTTTAACTTTAGGTAAGGAAAACAGCTGGAGAAGTGCTGGAGGATGCATCACAGCAAGAGAAATCCTGGGAGGATCAGCAAGGAGAGCAACTCAATATCCCACTGTACATCTGGATGCCACCGGGAAGCCTCAACTCAACCACACTGCTGGAACCAGCCTGTGCTGGGCTTCACTGCCTccaaatagaatcataaaatcgtttggatggagaagacctttgagatcatcaagtccaactgtacctgtccactactgaaccatccccgagcaccttgtccacctggcttttaaatccctccagggatggagactccagaTATTGGGTATCTCCTGATACCCAACTGAGAACgcccagaactgagcccagGAGTCAAGGTGCAGCTTCCCCAGCACCAAGTTCAGGGGACGatcctgtccctgctcctgcttgcACCCAGAGTGGGCTGGTGGCCCGAGGCTTATCCAGCTCAGGAACTCAGCTGTTAACACTTTCCCTACAGTGCAAAAAGTCAGTCTGGCCAGGAAGGATCGGTGGCCGTGAAGCAGAAAAGTACCAGAGGTTTCAATAAGGCACAGTAGTGCAAAAGGTTTGCCAGTTCCAACTCTTTGTCTCCACAATGCTCCTGAAAACAAGGGAAGCACTGTGGACTAAGTGCCTTCTTGGAGATACGGATGGAGGGCAGGACCTGCCGCACTGTGGGAAAAGCCTGCAGCACAAGGGGATTTCAGAGCAACCACAAAAGGAAGCAGTGAGTGAAGTCCTAGGGATGACGAGCTCAGCAGGAGAGGCGCCAGCCATGTGCTGCTCCTCCCCGCCAGCTCAGCCTCCTTGAGTGAGTCAGGGCTTCCTGGAAGGACGTGGCTTTGCAGCGTTTCGtttgtgtccctgcccattgcacaACCTCCCCACCTCACACTAGGCTGGAACTGGCTCACGCCGACTCTTGCCGTCAGAGTGCCCTGCTGTGTCCCCCAGCAGGGAGAAAGAACCTCACGACGAGGTTtggaagcaaaaaaacccatctgCAAGGTGTTTCCAGGGTACCCGTCACACTGGGAGAAGTTCAGAAACCTCAGAGAAACTCCTTTTACCACTAGCCTGAAAACCTGCTTCAAGAGCCACAAGATCTGCTGTTTGGGTTTGCATTTGAGGAACGCTTCCTGCTGAGAAGAGCACGCAATGAGCTTGAAGCCGCCCTCAATGGCATCTGCAGTGGGGAATGCACTTCTGCAAAAAGGCTGCCAGAGCCCAAAATTAGAccagcaggaaagagaaagcaggaaatCGTGGCTGGCTGTGGCAGTCACAGCTCCAAAGAAGCTCCTGTCCCTATAAAGGGACACAGTGGGGGGCAATCAACAGGCAACCTCCTCAATTATTCATCTAAGGTGAAGTCAGAAGCCCTGCTCCCATTCACCACCAGAAGCGCTGGCTCCCCAGAGCCTCTGCAGGGAGTTGGAGGTGAGCCACGTAGTGGAGAAACACCTCTTCTGCCTGCCTGTAACCTTGCCAAAACTGAACAGTTGGCCTGGAGGCTTCTGCTGGGCCTGGCACCACTGCAGACTCTGCCACCCTTGTGCTCCTCAAAGGAAAGTTCCGATTCTTCTCTTGCTAATTCAACAGCTCTTCAGAAAATTACTCCTCCTCCCTGGCACCAATCACCCCCACATCggctgctgcctgctcagcaCTGGCAGGTTGagccatggaatggtttgggtgggaagggacctcacagcccatccagtcccacccctgccatgggcagggacacctcccactggatcatgggctcccagccccatccaacctggccttgaacccctctaggggtggggcagccacggcttctctgggcaacgtgggccagggccttcctactctcacagcaaaacatttctgcctaagatctcatctcaatcttccctcttgcagATAAAAActattgcccttgtcctatccctgccctccccgatCAAGAactcctccacagctttcctggaggctgCCAGGAACCGGTCTGGCTCACCCTTACCATAGACTCCctttcccaggagctgcaggaaccGACTGACCGCTGCCACCATCTCAGCCTTATTCAGATCCAGGAGGGAGACAACCTGGAAGCCCAGCTGCTCCAGAAGACGACTCAGCTCAAAGACATCCATGACAGGAGCCATCAGGTTGGGATGATGCTGGTAGCGGTTGTTGCCCACCAAAAGCGCGATCTTGCCTGTAGCTACCAGAAACACCGAGTGACAAAGCTGTGAGTGCTCAGCAGGAGTCTCACCTCCTTCTGTTGGAGTGAGGACACGAGACATCTTCTCTTGCATCTAGGCAGGAAGGATAGAGCCTACGCTGACGGGAGCCTGCTCCAGGATTGAACTTGGCTTTCTGAACACAAACCATCCTTAAGAAAGGAAGACTTGAAAAGTCTGAGGTCCTTTCCCCCATGGCGCTGAAGGACAGAAACCCCAGGctcctgctttcattttatCCCTGCCCCTTCCACTGCAGGAAAACCAGATTTATGGCACTTGGCAGCGGTGGGAGCAAGGAGAATCATTTAggctagaaaagacctttaaggtcctcAAGTCCAGCTGTAAACCAAACCCTGCCAAGTTCACTGCTCAACCTGCCCTCCCAGCCACATTAGAACTATGCTTTTAATTGAGAGATTAATTTCTCAGGAAGAAAGCCAAGAGTACTCACCAAAAAACTTTTCAGGGTCACATGTacctggaaaagaaagagagaaatgctCAGCCCATACCCAGTGCCCACTGCACGACAGAAACCGCTCCCATGGCCCCTGGCACCACAAAGCTGCATTGAACACCACTGAGCAACGGCAGAAGCAATGCTTCTCAGCAAGATCTGATCGCTAACCTTAAATCAGCACTGTGGTGATTTGGGGAGGAGTTAGGAATCCTGCCTGATGTAGGAAATCCCAGGCAGCTGGGAGGCAAAGCTGGGAAaaggggcaggggaaggagggCAGGCATGGAGGAGCTCAGACCCATCAGCAGGGCCACGTTGCTTGTACCAGCCCTGAGCTGCTGCGCGCCCTGACTGACCCCTCCCTCGCTGCAGCCAACGCAAAGGAAACAACAACTCCAGGTCATGGAATCGTTGAGGTGGTAAAAACCTCAGCCCATCCAGACAAGGCATCCACCCTGTGCCGActgaaccctgtccccaagtgccacggccacacaCTTTGTGAaccctgcagggacagggactccagccctgccctgggcagcctcggccagggcttcaccgctTCTTCCATAAAGCCATTTTTCCCactgtccaatctaaaccttgcCCGGTACCACTGacgccatttcctcttgtcccatcccttgttcctggggagcagagcccagcacccaccttgttCCACCcccatagtgaagaaattcttccttatgtccagtctaaatctgcccctctccagtttatagccatcgCCCCatatcctatcactacaagcctttgtaaaaaatccctttccaactttcttgtagccccttcaggcataGATCATCGCGTTCAGGACACCCAGGGTGGGAAACCACGCTCTGCAGGCCAGGGACTGCCAGGAatctccagcctccctgcagcgTCCACgctgcctctctgctcccaCACTCAGACTCCTATGGAAGCAGGATTTAAAACTGGGGGTCTGTTTCTCGTTCATAAAAGCCTGCAGGATCCATCCAAGCTGGGGAAAGGTGCAAGCGTCAGAGCCAGGCGGCCTCCTCCTGATGCTCCAGCGCAGCGAGGCACCTGCGGGCTGGCTCTGCTCACCGAGGTGGACATCCACGGCGCTGGTCCAGTGCTCACCGAGGCTGTTGGAGGCGCAGCAGAGGTACGTGCCAGAGTCACTGACCGTCGCGTGGCTGATCTAAGACCAAAAGTTCAATCCCGTTATTCACAGTGCAAGATCACAGTCCCCTGCTGGCATTTGCCAAATGCACCTGCATTCCTGTAATAAAAAGGCTTTTCCTTACTGTTTGCCTGACCTCATTTCTTGCCTGGGAAAGGCAAGTGGCATCCCATgacttttagaatcatagaatcacttggtttcATTCGGTGCTGATCACGCCCGTTGCTCATTTCCAACTCTTACACATCTCTCTTGACCTGGGACACGAATTGAAGCAGCACTGCCTGGCTCTGGGTTGTCCAGGCCAGGCTCCTGCTCAGAGAGGAGCCAAAGCCACCACTGTGTCGAGCTGGCCATGGTTATGTGCAGTCAAGTGCTGAACTCTGAGGACAGAGCTCTTGCTGCCTCTCCAGCTCTGGCTAACACAGGTGAGAGATCCAATCTCCTCTCAGTAGAGGCACCACCCTCCTCCAAATGAAGAACCCCTTGatggggc
It contains:
- the LOC138725881 gene encoding mucosa-associated lymphoid tissue lymphoma translocation protein 1-like isoform X1, with translation MQGGIAITEQPVSVSVPVGYAVTLRCRAEGHTALRYQWFCQHQSVCQLIPGATEPDLLITAQQTQLYTCRINDRNKTAVFSDWVKVEVHQYVARGLPPQLWQGEPVIVLNPTEQRLEVGKPLQLQCAAMGVPAPSYQWYRNGNLLENQKKKKLWISHATVSDSGTYLCCASNSLGEHWTSAVDVHLGTCDPEKFFATGKIALLVGNNRYQHHPNLMAPVMDVFELSRLLEQLGFQVVSLLDLNKAEMVAAVSRFLQLLGKGVYALFYYAGHGYEHSGRNYMVPVDAPQPYVPENCISVQRILQKMQQQRTALNLVLLDTCRKWYNPQCALSQVQPLEPWGNTVYGYATCEDAEAYELQDGEYSCGIFMKYLKKHILQDKKVTHMLEDVLEDIGRDPLVTGKQVMEIKHTLKEARSLTDPICPSGAAAERWGHSHEPGSKMVTFPCGAQVELRFPQLFSNVVSVCAKLQPPPAHVADARLRLCWPSSLLLWWIFQPWFLLEGCWPFVHWGHRVVHPAGGLEPDPTHCQTGASFALDTENVAVLNENRLEQVESLLTSLYKQEELDCVFQLCGLQKIQTDVVLQLDLHYTHLQTKQRTLESRWTTLPKSLLRQCFSQRSRSPPSAPRTPAPDPQGQASLRPGSSHSLPGGNPSNSSSEPEENDESDLGELCSALLRAGPGQGYP
- the LOC138725881 gene encoding mucosa-associated lymphoid tissue lymphoma translocation protein 1-like isoform X2 — translated: MQGGIAITEQPVSVSVPVGYAVTLRCRAEGHTALRYQWFCQHQSVCQLIPGATEPDLLITAQQTQLYTCRINDRNKTAVFSDWVKVEVHQYVARGLPPQLWQGEPVIVLNPTEQRLEVGKPLQLQCAAMGVPAPSYQWYRNGNLLENQKKKKLWISHATVSDSGTYLCCASNSLGEHWTSAVDVHLGTCDPEKFFATGKIALLVGNNRYQHHPNLMAPVMDVFELSRLLEQLGFQVVSLLDLNKAEMVAAVSRFLQLLGKGVYALFYYAGHGYEHSGRNYMVPVDAPQPYVPENCISVQRILQKMQQQRTALNLVLLDTCRKWYNPQCALSQVQPLEPWGNTVYGYATCEDAEAYELQDGEYSCGIFMKYLKKHILQDKKVTHMLEDVLEDIGRDPLVTGKQVMEIKHTLKEARSLTDPICPSGAAAERWGHSHEPGSKMVTFPCGAQVELRFPQLFSNVVSVCAKLQPPPAHVADARLRLCWPSDTENVAVLNENRLEQVESLLTSLYKQEELDCVFQLCGLQKIQTDVVLQLDLHYTHLQTKQRTLESRWTTLPKSLLRQCFSQRSRSPPSAPRTPAPDPQGQASLRPGSSHSLPGGNPSNSSSEPEENDESDLGELCSALLRAGPGQGYP